One window of the Cataglyphis hispanica isolate Lineage 1 chromosome 13, ULB_Chis1_1.0, whole genome shotgun sequence genome contains the following:
- the LOC126853957 gene encoding homer protein homolog 1 isoform X1, whose translation MTSGKETMGEQPIFTCKAHVFHIDPKTKRSWVPASSAAISVSFFYDSTRSLYRIISVEGTKAVINSTITPNMTFTKTSQKFGQWSDVRANTVYGLGFASEAELGKFIEKFHEVKEATKLASAKLQSNSSSVTPATSANVSPITSRSGMPSSEQDLIDPPNSSMINSNVSASNNPNPNANMISAQNSVSSVSSSPLPGSCQNKVDDELKNTVHSRSQSVSQQSTESPQHQGKSAQLSSTQGGQSAEMQLKYENDRLKLALAQSSANAKKWEIELTTLKTNNARLTSALQESTANVDEWKRQLQLYKDENAKIKAKYADLEAGKIAEGNSEALRLRVEALENELRTRNEEIKALTMATKSKDFVALQKENAELRDMLNVVHEQLELALSANKVQKQNLDTLNARLAGYIQDLVTVHREITNTLQT comes from the exons ATGACATCGGGCAAGGAAACAATGGG TGAACAACCAATCTTTACGTGCAAAGCGCACGTATTTCACATTGATCCCAAGACAAAGCGGTCTTGGGTACCTGCATCATCAGCAGCAATATCAGTATCATTCTTTTATGATTCTACCAGAAGTctgtacagaataatatcaGTTGAAGGAACAAAG GCAGTTATAAATAGCACAATTACACCAAATATGACTTTTACAAAAACGTCACAGAAATTTGGCCAATGGTCAGATGTCAGGGCGAATACTGTATATGGTTTAGGTTTTGCATCTGAGGCTGAATTAGGAAAG tttattgagaaatttcaTGAAGTGAAAGAAGCCACTAAACTAGCCAGCGCCAAGTTACAGTCGAATAGTTCTTCAGTTACGCCAGCTACCAGTGCGAATGTTAGCCCTATTACGTCTCGGTCGGGTATGCCATCGTCGGAACAAGATCTTATCGATCCGCCAAACTCTTCGATGATTAACTCCAATGTGTCGGCATCGAACAACCCGAATCCGAATGCCAATATGATATCCGCTCAGAACAGTGTATCTTCGGTAAGCAGCAGTCCTTTACCTGGTAGTTGTCAGAATAAAGTGGACGATGAATTGAAAAACACAGTCCATTCAAGATCACAGAGTGTTTCTCAGCAGAGTACAGAAAGTCCGCAGCATCAAGGGAAATCGGCGCAACTGAGCTCTACACAAGGTGGACAGTCGGCTGAGATGCAGCTCAAGTACGAGAACGATAGGCTGAAACTTGCTCTAGCTCAGAGTTCTGCTAATGCCAAGAAATGGGAg attgaaTTGACTACCCTCAAAACCAATAATGCAAGATTAACAAGTGCATTACAAGAATCCACAGCTAATGTTGACGAATGGAAGAGACAACTCCAATTATATAAAGACGAAAATGCCAAAATAAAAGCTAAATACGCCGATTTGGAAGCTGGAAAAATCGCAGAAGGAAATAGCGAAGCCTTAAGATTGAGAGTTGAAGCATTGGAAAATGAATTGAGGACGCGAAATGAAGAAATCAAAGCTCTCACTATGGCCACTAAGAGTAAAGATTTTGTG GCTCTACAGAAGGAGAATGCAGAACTTCGCGATATGTTAAATGTAGTTCATGAACAATTAGAACTTGCATTGAGTGCAAATAAGgttcaaaaacaaaatttggaTACGTTAAATGCCAGATTAGCTGGTTACATACAAGATTTGGTAACTGTACATCGAGAAATCACTAATACATTGCAAACTTAA
- the LOC126853957 gene encoding homer protein homolog 2 isoform X3, giving the protein MTSGKETMGEQPIFTCKAHVFHIDPKTKRSWVPASSAAISVSFFYDSTRSLYRIISVEGTKAVINSTITPNMTFTKTSQKFGQWSDVRANTVYGLGFASEAELGKFIEKFHEVKEATKLASAKLQSNSSSVTPATSANVSPITSRSGMPSSEQDLIDPPNSSMINSNVSASNNPNPNANMISAQNSVSSSTESPQHQGKSAQLSSTQGGQSAEMQLKYENDRLKLALAQSSANAKKWEIELTTLKTNNARLTSALQESTANVDEWKRQLQLYKDENAKIKAKYADLEAGKIAEGNSEALRLRVEALENELRTRNEEIKALTMATKSKDFVALQKENAELRDMLNVVHEQLELALSANKVQKQNLDTLNARLAGYIQDLVTVHREITNTLQT; this is encoded by the exons ATGACATCGGGCAAGGAAACAATGGG TGAACAACCAATCTTTACGTGCAAAGCGCACGTATTTCACATTGATCCCAAGACAAAGCGGTCTTGGGTACCTGCATCATCAGCAGCAATATCAGTATCATTCTTTTATGATTCTACCAGAAGTctgtacagaataatatcaGTTGAAGGAACAAAG GCAGTTATAAATAGCACAATTACACCAAATATGACTTTTACAAAAACGTCACAGAAATTTGGCCAATGGTCAGATGTCAGGGCGAATACTGTATATGGTTTAGGTTTTGCATCTGAGGCTGAATTAGGAAAG tttattgagaaatttcaTGAAGTGAAAGAAGCCACTAAACTAGCCAGCGCCAAGTTACAGTCGAATAGTTCTTCAGTTACGCCAGCTACCAGTGCGAATGTTAGCCCTATTACGTCTCGGTCGGGTATGCCATCGTCGGAACAAGATCTTATCGATCCGCCAAACTCTTCGATGATTAACTCCAATGTGTCGGCATCGAACAACCCGAATCCGAATGCCAATATGATATCCGCTCAGAACAGTGTATCTTCG AGTACAGAAAGTCCGCAGCATCAAGGGAAATCGGCGCAACTGAGCTCTACACAAGGTGGACAGTCGGCTGAGATGCAGCTCAAGTACGAGAACGATAGGCTGAAACTTGCTCTAGCTCAGAGTTCTGCTAATGCCAAGAAATGGGAg attgaaTTGACTACCCTCAAAACCAATAATGCAAGATTAACAAGTGCATTACAAGAATCCACAGCTAATGTTGACGAATGGAAGAGACAACTCCAATTATATAAAGACGAAAATGCCAAAATAAAAGCTAAATACGCCGATTTGGAAGCTGGAAAAATCGCAGAAGGAAATAGCGAAGCCTTAAGATTGAGAGTTGAAGCATTGGAAAATGAATTGAGGACGCGAAATGAAGAAATCAAAGCTCTCACTATGGCCACTAAGAGTAAAGATTTTGTG GCTCTACAGAAGGAGAATGCAGAACTTCGCGATATGTTAAATGTAGTTCATGAACAATTAGAACTTGCATTGAGTGCAAATAAGgttcaaaaacaaaatttggaTACGTTAAATGCCAGATTAGCTGGTTACATACAAGATTTGGTAACTGTACATCGAGAAATCACTAATACATTGCAAACTTAA
- the LOC126853957 gene encoding homer protein homolog 2 isoform X2, with amino-acid sequence MTSGKETMGEQPIFTCKAHVFHIDPKTKRSWVPASSAAISVSFFYDSTRSLYRIISVEGTKAVINSTITPNMTFTKTSQKFGQWSDVRANTVYGLGFASEAELGKFIEKFHEVKEATKLASAKLQSNSSSVTPATSANVSPITSRSGMPSSEQDLIDPPNSSMINSNVSASNNPNPNANMISAQNSVSSQSTESPQHQGKSAQLSSTQGGQSAEMQLKYENDRLKLALAQSSANAKKWEIELTTLKTNNARLTSALQESTANVDEWKRQLQLYKDENAKIKAKYADLEAGKIAEGNSEALRLRVEALENELRTRNEEIKALTMATKSKDFVALQKENAELRDMLNVVHEQLELALSANKVQKQNLDTLNARLAGYIQDLVTVHREITNTLQT; translated from the exons ATGACATCGGGCAAGGAAACAATGGG TGAACAACCAATCTTTACGTGCAAAGCGCACGTATTTCACATTGATCCCAAGACAAAGCGGTCTTGGGTACCTGCATCATCAGCAGCAATATCAGTATCATTCTTTTATGATTCTACCAGAAGTctgtacagaataatatcaGTTGAAGGAACAAAG GCAGTTATAAATAGCACAATTACACCAAATATGACTTTTACAAAAACGTCACAGAAATTTGGCCAATGGTCAGATGTCAGGGCGAATACTGTATATGGTTTAGGTTTTGCATCTGAGGCTGAATTAGGAAAG tttattgagaaatttcaTGAAGTGAAAGAAGCCACTAAACTAGCCAGCGCCAAGTTACAGTCGAATAGTTCTTCAGTTACGCCAGCTACCAGTGCGAATGTTAGCCCTATTACGTCTCGGTCGGGTATGCCATCGTCGGAACAAGATCTTATCGATCCGCCAAACTCTTCGATGATTAACTCCAATGTGTCGGCATCGAACAACCCGAATCCGAATGCCAATATGATATCCGCTCAGAACAGTGTATCTTCG CAGAGTACAGAAAGTCCGCAGCATCAAGGGAAATCGGCGCAACTGAGCTCTACACAAGGTGGACAGTCGGCTGAGATGCAGCTCAAGTACGAGAACGATAGGCTGAAACTTGCTCTAGCTCAGAGTTCTGCTAATGCCAAGAAATGGGAg attgaaTTGACTACCCTCAAAACCAATAATGCAAGATTAACAAGTGCATTACAAGAATCCACAGCTAATGTTGACGAATGGAAGAGACAACTCCAATTATATAAAGACGAAAATGCCAAAATAAAAGCTAAATACGCCGATTTGGAAGCTGGAAAAATCGCAGAAGGAAATAGCGAAGCCTTAAGATTGAGAGTTGAAGCATTGGAAAATGAATTGAGGACGCGAAATGAAGAAATCAAAGCTCTCACTATGGCCACTAAGAGTAAAGATTTTGTG GCTCTACAGAAGGAGAATGCAGAACTTCGCGATATGTTAAATGTAGTTCATGAACAATTAGAACTTGCATTGAGTGCAAATAAGgttcaaaaacaaaatttggaTACGTTAAATGCCAGATTAGCTGGTTACATACAAGATTTGGTAACTGTACATCGAGAAATCACTAATACATTGCAAACTTAA